The genomic segment CCTGCAAGAGTTTATAAATTTATTAATATATCTGGAAATATTTAGTTAATTCTATCATAAAGAATGCTAGAATAATCATCTAAGAATGTCGAAATTTTTCACTAAAGGAGAAAATATTATTAATGAATTGCAAAATTGCGGTGCTCCCCTCACACCTGAAGACGAAAAATGTTCATATTGCGGAAGTTATATCGAGAGAAGCCCGGCAGAAATCGCAAAACGTCAAAGAATCAAACAAGAATCAATCAGGCGCGAGAGACTCGACTCACTTCCTAAGATAAAATTTGTGCAGATAACTTTTATTGTGCTTGCTAATATTATTACGATGGGATTCTATTCTATTTACTGGTATGTAACGAGGCGCAATACTCTTAATTCACTGACTAAAGATTATAAATTTCCTGATATAGGACTCGTAATTCATGTAACCGCGTTAATTTTATTTTACGTCTCAAATAATGAGTCAATATATTCTCTTGCGCTCCCCGTTTCGTGGCTGAGCGGGATTTATACGGCGTTCCAAGTTAAAAATATTTTGCGGTCATATGCATTAAAGAATATTGATTTAATAAATTCGGGCTCAATCAACATTATAAATTTAGTTGCTCCGTCAAGCATATTATTAATATTATTCGGCTCTATTTATTTGCAGGTACAAATTAACAAAATGATAAAATCTGAACTCTTTAAGCCTGAAATATAAATAAAAAAATTGCCCGGAAAATTTTTACATTCTCCGGGATTCTTTCTTGCTTGAATAATAAATTATTTCTCTTTCTTGAATAAACTCGCGATTATCGGCCAAAGTAATAATATAATGCTCACGATCATTAACGTCCCAGCTACAGGACGGGCGAACATGTTTACTATATTGGCGCGTGAAATAGTGTATGCTCGGCTGAAATTCCCTTCACAAATTACTCCGAGAACTAGACCGAGAATTAATGCGGCACTGTTAAATTTGCACGCTGAAATTATTAACCCGATAACACCCGCGATGGCCATAATTTTCACGTCGGCAATACTCATATTTGTAGCGTATGAGCCTATAATTGCAAGCATTATTATAATCGGCCCTAAATATGAGTAAGGCACGGCCAAGATCTGCGCAAAAACTTTCGCAATAGCAATCGCAACTATTACCATTAAAATATTTGTAACGACCATTGACGCAAATGTCGCGCTTAAATATTGAGGTTGATTCACTAAAAGCAGCGGCCCTAACTGCACACCTTTCAAGACTAAAGCACTCATCATGACTGCTGCGGCGTTACCTCCGGGAATTCCCAGCGATAATAAAGGCACCATTGCCCCGCCCGTTGCTGCGTTGTTTGCTGTCTCTGAGGCTGCTATACCGTCAATAATTCCTGTGCCGAATTTCTCCGGATATTTCGATAATTTCGTCTCGCTCGAATAACACAAGAATGAAGCAATTGTAGCACCTGCTCCCGGTAAGATTCCTATTATTGTGCCGATTACTGAACAGCGCGCAAGAAGCCACTTTATTCCCCACCATTCTTTGAAAGAAGGCATCTTTGTATTTACGCTCGCTGTGCCCTCGTCGCTCTTGAGAGTCTCGCGTTTCTTTGTCTGCTTTAATACTTCAGTTACGGCAAAGATTCCTATTAAGACAGGAATCATTTCGAGACCTGCAATTAATTCACCGCTTCCAAATGTTAATCTCTGAACTGCATACATGGGATCTTGACCGACACAGGCAAGCAATAAACCCAGCAAACCGGATATTAACGTTCTCAAAATATTTTTAGAGTCTAAGCATGTCAGAATCGAGAGTCCCATAAAAGTTATCGCAAAAATATCTGACGGACTAAATGATAACGCAGCTTGTGTTAATTGAGGTGAAAGAGTCAACATTGCCAGAGCTGAAACGAGTCCGCCTATTGCTGAACTTCCGAGCGCAATTCCTAAAGCCTTCCCAGCCTCGCCCCGTTGTGCCATAGGGTAGCCGTCAAAAGTTGTCGGAGCACTCGAAGGAACGCCGGGAATCTTGAATAAAATCGCCGTGATACTTCCGCCAGTAATTGACGAACAATATACAGCAACAAGAAATACTATAGCCGGAATCGGCTGCATTGAATACGTGAAAGGAAGTCCCAGAGCTACGGCCATTGTCGCACTGACTCCGGGTAAAGCTCCAAAAATTGTCCCGACTACTATAGCAAATACGACCATCATAAATGTATAAGGGTCAAGCAACACGCTAAATCCATTTGTGAATAATTCAAAAGTTGACATAATTTCTTGACCTCCCATTTACATTATAGAAGACTTCACGGAAGATACTATACTTTCAACATAGAGCGAGAAATTTCGCAATGCCGGTATAGTCCCCCTTGGAAGATTTACGGATAATAAGACGCTGAAGACTACATAAAGCACTAGAGTCAATAATACCGAGAAACAAGCGAGTCTAATTACATGCTTTTGTCCCAGCAATAAACCGTAAAGAAATAACACAAGCACGCAGGTTAACATATAGCCGAACGGCTCAAGAACGAAACTCGCAGCAAGAACGAGCGCAATTCCTATACACATACGGGCTCGAATGCTTAATAATGCGTCAAGTGAGAATTCGGGATTATTGCGATTTTTGCGTATTATATTAATTATATTAATCGCTATGCACACTAACAATAAAATTATTATAGCTTTAGGCCACATGTCGGGCTTGAGCGTGTAGGGATTTCTTGCTACTCTGTCAGGGATCGGAGCTTCTAAGACATTAAAGAAATATGCATAAAGCAGTCCCAGCCATAATAAAACATTACAAATTAATTCGAACACTGAATAATTCACTCCTTCAAAAATAAAAAACGGGGCATGACTCACCCCGTGAAAGTTCTATATACTATTTCGAGTAATAATCTTTCTTCATAACGCCTTCTGCCTTGAGATAATCACTTAACAATTTATAATCCTTCTCACAGTCAGCCGCGTATTCTTCAGGTCCTGCAAATCCCGGTCTCTCATCGTAACAGCCCTGTACTAAGAAAGCCTGCCACGTGGGATCTTG from the Synergistaceae bacterium genome contains:
- a CDS encoding DUF4234 domain-containing protein translates to MSKFFTKGENIINELQNCGAPLTPEDEKCSYCGSYIERSPAEIAKRQRIKQESIRRERLDSLPKIKFVQITFIVLANIITMGFYSIYWYVTRRNTLNSLTKDYKFPDIGLVIHVTALILFYVSNNESIYSLALPVSWLSGIYTAFQVKNILRSYALKNIDLINSGSINIINLVAPSSILLILFGSIYLQVQINKMIKSELFKPEI
- a CDS encoding tripartite tricarboxylate transporter permease; protein product: MSTFELFTNGFSVLLDPYTFMMVVFAIVVGTIFGALPGVSATMAVALGLPFTYSMQPIPAIVFLVAVYCSSITGGSITAILFKIPGVPSSAPTTFDGYPMAQRGEAGKALGIALGSSAIGGLVSALAMLTLSPQLTQAALSFSPSDIFAITFMGLSILTCLDSKNILRTLISGLLGLLLACVGQDPMYAVQRLTFGSGELIAGLEMIPVLIGIFAVTEVLKQTKKRETLKSDEGTASVNTKMPSFKEWWGIKWLLARCSVIGTIIGILPGAGATIASFLCYSSETKLSKYPEKFGTGIIDGIAASETANNAATGGAMVPLLSLGIPGGNAAAVMMSALVLKGVQLGPLLLVNQPQYLSATFASMVVTNILMVIVAIAIAKVFAQILAVPYSYLGPIIIMLAIIGSYATNMSIADVKIMAIAGVIGLIISACKFNSAALILGLVLGVICEGNFSRAYTISRANIVNMFARPVAGTLMIVSIILLLWPIIASLFKKEK
- a CDS encoding tripartite tricarboxylate transporter TctB family protein, which gives rise to MFELICNVLLWLGLLYAYFFNVLEAPIPDRVARNPYTLKPDMWPKAIIILLLVCIAINIINIIRKNRNNPEFSLDALLSIRARMCIGIALVLAASFVLEPFGYMLTCVLVLFLYGLLLGQKHVIRLACFSVLLTLVLYVVFSVLLSVNLPRGTIPALRNFSLYVESIVSSVKSSIM